The sequence below is a genomic window from Deltaproteobacteria bacterium.
CTCTCGGGGTCCCTGTACCTGTCAATGTACTCCATGGTCGGTCCCGGAGTCGAGATCGAGAATCCCGGCTTCCCTGAAAAGGTCAAGGGTCTCTCCGGCCTCTCTCTCGTCTATCTTGTGGATCGCGAACCCCGCGTGTACGATCACGTAGTCGCCGACCCGGACCTCCTCACCGAGAATATCCAGATACACGGGGCGTGTGGTCCCGCTGAGGGCCGCCTCTGCCACGTTCCCATCGATTCTGCGGATTTGCATGGGAATACCAAGACACATGGAATTCACTCCGTTTCTATTGTAGCCCGTCCAGCACCGCGTTTGCCACCATGACCTGGCCCAGGGAGATTCCGCCGTCGTTGGCAGGCACAAGGCTGTGGGTGTAGACTTCAAAACCCAGGTCCAGGAGAATCCTCTCGAGCCCCTCGAGGAGAAAGGCGTTTTGAAAAACACCGCCGCTGAGGGCGACCCGGTTCAGCCCGCGGCTTTCTCGAACCAGGATGCAGGTGT
It includes:
- a CDS encoding HypC/HybG/HupF family hydrogenase formation chaperone; the encoded protein is MCLGIPMQIRRIDGNVAEAALSGTTRPVYLDILGEEVRVGDYVIVHAGFAIHKIDEREAGETLDLFREAGILDLDSGTDHGVH